From the Ascaphus truei isolate aAscTru1 chromosome 15, aAscTru1.hap1, whole genome shotgun sequence genome, one window contains:
- the LOC142466868 gene encoding uncharacterized protein LOC142466868 isoform X1 produces MYTSSLPDQQFPCPTLVYQGPRVTLVERVFLNSGTQWPTNNTILVQRQASIIHPCRHCKVAFSSQDYRLKHRKFKHPNDKMEKMRTEQSWNIPINITENVSFNQSRQLINIVTASHSKRYILAAATGKDLGENGKSLTWLSDQNLQKRTQTGERPHICQECGKGFSNLSSLNKHKRTHTGERPHVCGECGRGFSQLSHLNTHKRTHTGERPHVCGECGKGFSWLSSLDTHTRTHTGERPHVCGECGKGFSRLSNLNTHKRTHTGERPYVCGDCGKGFSVSSSLDTHTRTHTGERPHVCGECGKGFSDLSHLNTHKRTHTGERPHVCGECGKGFSDLSNLNTHKRTHTGERPHECRECGKGFSQLSHLNTHKRTHTGERPHVCGECGKGFRGLSSLNTHKRTHTGERWHVCGECGKGFSQLSHLDTHKRTHTGERPHVCGECGKGFSRLSHLNTHTRIHTGERSHVCGECGKGFSVSSSLITHKRTHTGERPYVCGECGKGFSDLSHLYTHKRTHTGERPHVCGECGKGFRGLSSLKAHKRTHTGERPHVCRECGKGFSDLSNLNTHKRTHTGERPHECGKCGKGFSQLSSLNTHKRTHTGERPHVCGECGKRFSRLSNLNTHKRTHTGERPHVCEECGKGFSQFSHLNKHKRKHTGERPFSKARHV; encoded by the coding sequence tacaaagacaagcatcaataatccacccatgccgacactgcaaggttgcttttagcagtcaggattatCGCCTCAAACATCggaagttcaaacacccaaatgataaaatggaaaagatgaggacagaacaatcttggaacattccaataaatattacAGAAAATGtatctttcaaccagtcaaggcaattaataaacattgtaactgcttctcattccaaaagatatatattagcagctgccacaggaaaagatcttggagaaaatgggaagagtctgacttggttatcagaccagaacctACAGAAGAGGACACAGACTGGGGAGAGACCACATATATGTCAGGAATGTGGGAAAGGATTTAGtaacttatccagcctgaacaaacacaagaggacacacacaggggagagaccgcatgtatgtggggaatgtgggaggggatttagtcagttatcccacctgaacacacacaagaggacacacacaggggagagaccgcatgtatgtggggaatgtgggaagggatttagctggttatccagcctggacacacacacgaggacacacacaggggagagaccgcatgtatgtggggaatgtgggaagggatttagtcggttatccaacctgaacacacacaaaaggacacacacaggggagagaccgtatgtatgtggggattgtgggaagggatttagtgtttCATCCAGCCTGGATacacacacgaggacacacacaggggagagaccacatgtatgtggggaatgtgggaagggatttagtgacttatcccacctgaacacacacaagaggacacacacaggggagagaccacatgtatgtggggaatgtgggaagggatttagtgacttatccaacctgaacacacacaagaggacacacacaggggagagaccgcatgaatgtagggaatgtgggaaaggatttagtcagttatcccacctgaacacacacaagaggacacacacaggggagagaccgcatgtatgtggggaatgtgggaagggatttagaggcttatccagcctgaacactcacaagaggacacacacaggggagagatggcatgtatgtggggaatgtggtaagggatttagtcagttatcccacctggacacacacaaaaggacacacacaggagagagaccgcacgtatgtggggaatgtgggaagggatttagtcgatTATcacacctgaacacacacacgagaatacacacaggggagagatcgcatgtatgtggggaatgtggtaagggatttagtgtgtcatctaGCCTgatcacacacaagaggacacacacaggggagagaccatatgtatgtggggaatgtgggaagggttttagtgacttatcccacctgtacacacacaagaggacacacacaggggaaagaccgcatgtatgtggggaatgtgggaagggatttagaggCTTATCCAGCCTTAAggcacacaagaggacacacacaggggaaaggCCGCATGTATgtagggaatgtgggaagggatttagtgacttatccaacctgaatacacacaagaggacacacacaggggagagaccgcatgaatgtgggaaatgtgggaagggatttagtcagttatccagcctgaacacacacaagaggacacacacaggagagagaccgcatgtatgtggggaatgtgggaagcgatttagtcggttatccaacctgaatacacacaagaggacacacacaggggagagaccgcatgtatgtgaggaatgtgggaagggatttagtcagttttcccacctgaacaaacacaagaggaaacacacaggggagagacctttctctaaagccaggcatgtTTAG
- the LOC142466868 gene encoding uncharacterized protein LOC142466868 isoform X2 — MEKMRTEQSWNIPINITENVSFNQSRQLINIVTASHSKRYILAAATGKDLGENGKSLTWLSDQNLQKRTQTGERPHICQECGKGFSNLSSLNKHKRTHTGERPHVCGECGRGFSQLSHLNTHKRTHTGERPHVCGECGKGFSWLSSLDTHTRTHTGERPHVCGECGKGFSRLSNLNTHKRTHTGERPYVCGDCGKGFSVSSSLDTHTRTHTGERPHVCGECGKGFSDLSHLNTHKRTHTGERPHVCGECGKGFSDLSNLNTHKRTHTGERPHECRECGKGFSQLSHLNTHKRTHTGERPHVCGECGKGFRGLSSLNTHKRTHTGERWHVCGECGKGFSQLSHLDTHKRTHTGERPHVCGECGKGFSRLSHLNTHTRIHTGERSHVCGECGKGFSVSSSLITHKRTHTGERPYVCGECGKGFSDLSHLYTHKRTHTGERPHVCGECGKGFRGLSSLKAHKRTHTGERPHVCRECGKGFSDLSNLNTHKRTHTGERPHECGKCGKGFSQLSSLNTHKRTHTGERPHVCGECGKRFSRLSNLNTHKRTHTGERPHVCEECGKGFSQFSHLNKHKRKHTGERPFSKARHV, encoded by the coding sequence atggaaaagatgaggacagaacaatcttggaacattccaataaatattacAGAAAATGtatctttcaaccagtcaaggcaattaataaacattgtaactgcttctcattccaaaagatatatattagcagctgccacaggaaaagatcttggagaaaatgggaagagtctgacttggttatcagaccagaacctACAGAAGAGGACACAGACTGGGGAGAGACCACATATATGTCAGGAATGTGGGAAAGGATTTAGtaacttatccagcctgaacaaacacaagaggacacacacaggggagagaccgcatgtatgtggggaatgtgggaggggatttagtcagttatcccacctgaacacacacaagaggacacacacaggggagagaccgcatgtatgtggggaatgtgggaagggatttagctggttatccagcctggacacacacacgaggacacacacaggggagagaccgcatgtatgtggggaatgtgggaagggatttagtcggttatccaacctgaacacacacaaaaggacacacacaggggagagaccgtatgtatgtggggattgtgggaagggatttagtgtttCATCCAGCCTGGATacacacacgaggacacacacaggggagagaccacatgtatgtggggaatgtgggaagggatttagtgacttatcccacctgaacacacacaagaggacacacacaggggagagaccacatgtatgtggggaatgtgggaagggatttagtgacttatccaacctgaacacacacaagaggacacacacaggggagagaccgcatgaatgtagggaatgtgggaaaggatttagtcagttatcccacctgaacacacacaagaggacacacacaggggagagaccgcatgtatgtggggaatgtgggaagggatttagaggcttatccagcctgaacactcacaagaggacacacacaggggagagatggcatgtatgtggggaatgtggtaagggatttagtcagttatcccacctggacacacacaaaaggacacacacaggagagagaccgcacgtatgtggggaatgtgggaagggatttagtcgatTATcacacctgaacacacacacgagaatacacacaggggagagatcgcatgtatgtggggaatgtggtaagggatttagtgtgtcatctaGCCTgatcacacacaagaggacacacacaggggagagaccatatgtatgtggggaatgtgggaagggttttagtgacttatcccacctgtacacacacaagaggacacacacaggggaaagaccgcatgtatgtggggaatgtgggaagggatttagaggCTTATCCAGCCTTAAggcacacaagaggacacacacaggggaaaggCCGCATGTATgtagggaatgtgggaagggatttagtgacttatccaacctgaatacacacaagaggacacacacaggggagagaccgcatgaatgtgggaaatgtgggaagggatttagtcagttatccagcctgaacacacacaagaggacacacacaggagagagaccgcatgtatgtggggaatgtgggaagcgatttagtcggttatccaacctgaatacacacaagaggacacacacaggggagagaccgcatgtatgtgaggaatgtgggaagggatttagtcagttttcccacctgaacaaacacaagaggaaacacacaggggagagacctttctctaaagccaggcatgtTTAG